In one Micromonospora polyrhachis genomic region, the following are encoded:
- a CDS encoding DNA cytosine methyltransferase, translating to MTIGHTTGPRIGSVCTGYGGLDLAVELVLGGRLARYAETDRHASTVLAHHWPDAPNLGDIRTVDWTRVEPVDILTAGFPCQDISNAGRRVGITGEHSSVWKHVATAVRVLRPPLLFVENVAALLRRGLDVVHTDLAEIGYDTSWLCLRASDVGAAHRRDRLFLLATPADRGGADVADAVRS from the coding sequence GTGACCATTGGGCACACCACCGGCCCGCGGATCGGATCCGTCTGCACTGGGTACGGCGGACTCGACCTGGCCGTCGAGCTGGTGCTCGGCGGCCGGCTCGCCCGGTACGCCGAGACCGATCGGCACGCCAGCACCGTCCTCGCCCACCACTGGCCCGACGCCCCGAACCTTGGGGACATCCGCACCGTCGACTGGACTCGTGTCGAGCCGGTCGACATCCTCACGGCGGGATTCCCCTGCCAGGACATCTCCAACGCGGGACGACGCGTTGGTATCACCGGCGAGCACTCCAGCGTCTGGAAGCACGTCGCCACAGCCGTTCGCGTACTTCGACCGCCGCTCCTCTTCGTGGAGAACGTCGCCGCCCTCCTGCGACGAGGGCTCGACGTCGTCCACACCGACCTGGCCGAAATCGGGTACGACACGAGCTGGTTATGCCTACGCGCATCCGACGTCGGCGCGGCCCACCGCAGAGACCGGCTGTTCCTGCTGGCCACTCCCGCAGACCGAGGGGGTGCGGACGTTGCCGACGCCGTGCGCTCGTGA
- a CDS encoding tyrosine-type recombinase/integrase, with protein MNQASVRRQWRQARADTNLAWVTPHTFRKTVATLIKNEADTKSAAAQLGHSSEEVTDTYYIAKPVQAPDVSSILERLGTSPNRQYPLTTNNDAHRRQTWLPHPVNGGFSGGGSKLYRGRLKP; from the coding sequence ATGAACCAGGCCAGCGTCCGCCGTCAGTGGCGCCAGGCCCGCGCCGACACCAACCTCGCCTGGGTCACCCCCCACACCTTCCGCAAAACCGTGGCCACCCTCATCAAGAACGAGGCCGACACCAAGAGCGCCGCTGCCCAACTTGGACACTCCAGCGAAGAGGTCACCGACACCTACTACATCGCCAAACCCGTCCAAGCCCCCGACGTCTCCAGCATCCTGGAACGACTCGGCACCAGCCCGAACAGGCAATACCCACTCACAACGAACAACGACGCACACCGAAGACAAACCTGGTTGCCGCACCCGGTAAACGGGGGGTTTTCGGGGGGAGGTTCAAAACTCTATAGAGGAAGATTAAAGCCCTGA
- the der gene encoding ribosome biogenesis GTPase Der: MSVEDGWIELDEPDLEAEQSGPVPVVAVVGRPNVGKSTLVNRIIGRRQAVVEDIPGVTRDRVPYDAQWSGRRFTVVDTGGWEPDARDRAAAIANQAETAVVTADVVLFVVDATVGATDVDEAAVRMLRRSAKPVLLIANKADNAAVEIEATSLWSLGLGEPFPISALHGRGSGDLLDAILAALPEPPPVTEGGPRGPRRVALVGRPNVGKSSLLNRLAREDRAVVDSVAGTTVDPVDSLVEIGGETWQLVDTAGLRKRVGKASGTEYYASLRTAGAIEAAEVAVVLLDASEPISEQDQRILTMVTEAGRAMVIAFNKWDLVDADRRYYLDKEIERELRRIPWAIRVNVSARTGRAVDKLAPALRTALASWETRVPTGHLNQWLTALVQETPHPVRGGRAPRILFATQAGTCPPRFVLFTTGPLDAGYQRFVERKLREEFGFAGSPVEVSVRPRKKLGPGNRGKAHG; this comes from the coding sequence ATGAGCGTGGAAGACGGCTGGATCGAACTGGACGAGCCGGACCTGGAAGCTGAACAGAGCGGCCCGGTGCCGGTGGTCGCCGTCGTCGGCCGGCCCAACGTCGGCAAGTCGACCCTGGTGAACCGGATCATCGGCCGGCGGCAGGCCGTCGTCGAGGACATTCCCGGCGTGACCCGGGATCGGGTGCCATACGACGCCCAGTGGTCCGGCCGACGGTTCACCGTGGTGGACACCGGCGGGTGGGAACCGGACGCGCGGGACCGGGCGGCGGCGATCGCCAACCAGGCCGAGACCGCGGTCGTCACCGCCGACGTCGTGCTCTTCGTGGTCGACGCCACCGTTGGTGCCACCGACGTCGACGAAGCCGCGGTACGGATGCTGCGGCGTAGCGCCAAGCCGGTGCTGCTGATCGCGAACAAGGCCGACAATGCTGCCGTCGAGATCGAGGCCACCTCGCTGTGGTCGCTCGGCCTGGGGGAGCCGTTCCCGATCTCCGCCCTGCACGGCAGGGGCTCCGGCGACCTGCTCGACGCGATCCTGGCGGCGCTGCCGGAACCACCACCGGTCACCGAGGGCGGCCCGCGCGGACCCCGTCGGGTGGCGCTGGTGGGCCGCCCGAACGTCGGCAAGTCCAGCCTGCTCAATCGGCTGGCCCGCGAGGACCGGGCGGTGGTCGACTCGGTCGCCGGTACCACGGTCGACCCAGTCGACAGCCTGGTGGAGATCGGTGGCGAGACCTGGCAGCTCGTCGACACCGCAGGCCTGCGCAAACGGGTGGGCAAGGCCAGCGGTACGGAGTACTACGCGAGCCTGCGTACCGCCGGCGCGATCGAGGCGGCCGAGGTGGCGGTCGTACTGCTCGACGCCAGCGAACCGATCAGCGAGCAGGACCAGCGGATCCTGACGATGGTCACCGAAGCCGGCCGGGCCATGGTCATCGCCTTCAACAAGTGGGACTTGGTGGACGCCGACCGGCGCTACTACCTCGACAAGGAGATCGAGCGGGAGCTACGCCGGATCCCGTGGGCGATCCGGGTCAACGTTTCGGCCAGAACCGGCCGGGCCGTCGACAAGCTCGCCCCGGCGTTACGTACCGCGTTGGCGAGCTGGGAGACCCGGGTGCCGACCGGGCACCTCAACCAGTGGCTCACCGCCCTGGTGCAGGAAACCCCACACCCGGTACGGGGCGGTCGCGCCCCTCGGATCCTCTTCGCCACCCAGGCCGGCACCTGCCCACCCCGGTTCGTGCTCTTCACCACCGGCCCGCTCGACGCCGGCTACCAGCGGTTCGTCGAACGCAAACTGCGTGAGGAGTTCGGCTTCGCCGGCAGCCCAGTCGAGGTGTCCGTACGGCCCCGCAAGAAGCTCGGTCCGGGCAACCGGGGCAAGGCGCACGGCTAA
- the cmk gene encoding (d)CMP kinase — protein sequence MAEKVRTGRCVVAVDGPSGSGKSTVSRRLASQIDARYLDTGAMYRAITWAVLRSGVDPQDQGAVAKVAGEIELQIGVDPQTPHISADGVAVDREIRGPEVTAAVSAVSAVPAVRELLVTRQREIIAEAGRIVVEGRDIGSVVAPDADLKVYLTASADARAQRRSTEYAVDLLVTAADLARRDKFDSTRAADPLTQAADAVVLDTTELGIDEVVTQLRTLLDGRVGT from the coding sequence GTGGCGGAAAAGGTGCGGACCGGACGATGCGTGGTGGCCGTGGACGGCCCGTCCGGTTCGGGAAAGTCCACCGTCTCCCGTCGGCTGGCCAGCCAGATCGACGCCCGCTACCTCGACACCGGTGCCATGTACCGGGCGATCACCTGGGCGGTGCTGCGCTCCGGCGTCGACCCGCAGGACCAGGGGGCGGTCGCGAAGGTAGCCGGTGAGATCGAGCTGCAGATCGGCGTCGACCCGCAGACTCCGCACATCAGCGCTGACGGTGTCGCCGTCGACCGGGAGATCCGGGGGCCGGAGGTGACGGCCGCCGTGTCCGCGGTCTCCGCCGTCCCAGCGGTACGGGAACTACTCGTCACGCGGCAACGTGAGATCATCGCCGAGGCCGGACGAATCGTGGTCGAGGGTCGGGACATCGGTTCCGTGGTGGCACCCGATGCCGACCTGAAGGTCTACCTGACCGCTTCGGCCGACGCGCGGGCGCAACGACGCAGCACCGAGTACGCCGTCGACCTGCTGGTCACTGCCGCCGACCTGGCCCGCCGCGACAAGTTCGACTCCACCCGGGCGGCCGACCCGCTGACGCAGGCGGCGGATGCGGTCGTACTCGACACCACCGAGCTGGGTATCGACGAGGTCGTCACCCAGCTGCGTACCCTGCTCGACGGCCGGGTGGGGACATGA
- a CDS encoding pseudouridine synthase — protein MPRDNSRVPRVAPGPSDDVGAERLQKVLAAAGVGSRRACEDLIFRRRVTVDGRVAQLGDKVDPASAVIFVDGERVVADTRLVYLAMNKPRGVVSTMADEKGRAALADFLGRVEERVYHVGRLDADSEGLLLLTNDGTLAHRLMHPSYGVPKTYLCEVAGPLPRNVGRRLLAGVELEDGPAKVDSFRVVDTLGRTAQVELTLHEGRKHIVRRLLDEVGHPVSRLVRTSIGPIRLGDLRAGRTRRLTNAEIAALFKAVDD, from the coding sequence ATGCCCCGCGATAACAGCCGCGTCCCCCGGGTGGCACCCGGTCCGTCCGACGATGTCGGCGCCGAACGCCTGCAGAAGGTGCTCGCCGCAGCCGGCGTAGGTTCCCGACGCGCCTGCGAAGACCTGATCTTCCGGCGTCGGGTCACCGTCGACGGGCGGGTCGCGCAACTCGGCGACAAGGTCGACCCCGCCTCGGCGGTCATCTTCGTCGACGGTGAACGGGTGGTTGCCGACACCCGCCTGGTCTACCTGGCGATGAACAAACCCCGTGGGGTGGTCTCCACCATGGCCGACGAGAAGGGACGGGCCGCCCTGGCCGACTTTCTCGGCCGGGTGGAGGAGCGCGTCTACCACGTGGGCCGGCTCGACGCCGACAGTGAGGGCCTGCTGCTGCTCACCAACGACGGCACCCTCGCCCACCGGCTGATGCACCCGTCGTACGGCGTACCCAAGACCTATCTGTGTGAGGTGGCGGGACCGCTGCCCCGTAACGTCGGCCGACGCTTGCTGGCAGGCGTGGAGTTGGAGGACGGGCCGGCGAAGGTCGACTCTTTCCGGGTGGTAGACACGCTGGGGCGTACCGCCCAGGTGGAGCTGACGCTGCACGAAGGACGCAAACACATCGTCCGTCGACTGCTCGACGAGGTGGGCCACCCCGTCTCCCGGTTGGTGCGTACGTCGATCGGCCCGATCCGGCTCGGTGACCTGCGGGCCGGGCGTACCCGTCGGCTGACCAACGCGGAGATTGCCGCCCTCTTCAAGGCCGTCGACGACTGA
- the scpB gene encoding SMC-Scp complex subunit ScpB — MTSDERADSLAEQAAAWVPPWARQRRTDPVPSGSPPPAVGEPTATTAPDEVDMAGPELLEPLESAGTSPGPDVEEAPEVAAEPAGTAEPGESIARLEEAAKPDLAPDSDLTPDSDLAPEPDLTPEPVEAAAGSAGNATAPDVTPEPVEAESSQVSPPVSAPKPGPAKLSGTTLALADEEELRGALEAILLVVDEPVTEIVLAQVLEQPTDRITRLLHRIAEGYTTTGHGFELRRAAGGWRLYTRPEYAGYVERFILDGQSVRLTQAALETLAVVAYKQPVTRSRISAIRGVNCDGVIRTLVSRGLIEECGTEPDSGAFLYRTTTLFLEKLGLDTVNELPSLAPFLPDDVEEMVDAPR; from the coding sequence GTGACCAGCGACGAGCGGGCAGACTCCCTCGCCGAACAGGCGGCTGCCTGGGTACCACCCTGGGCCCGGCAGCGACGTACCGACCCGGTGCCTTCCGGATCCCCGCCTCCGGCTGTTGGGGAACCGACGGCGACGACTGCTCCGGACGAGGTCGACATGGCGGGTCCGGAGCTGCTGGAGCCGCTGGAGTCAGCGGGAACGAGTCCTGGGCCGGACGTCGAAGAGGCTCCCGAGGTGGCCGCTGAGCCTGCGGGTACTGCTGAACCTGGGGAGAGCATCGCAAGGTTGGAGGAGGCTGCCAAACCTGACCTCGCCCCCGATTCTGATCTCACCCCCGACTCTGATCTCGCCCCTGAACCTGATCTCACCCCTGAGCCGGTCGAGGCTGCCGCCGGATCGGCTGGAAACGCTACCGCACCTGACGTTACCCCCGAGCCAGTCGAGGCCGAGTCCAGCCAGGTCAGCCCGCCCGTCAGCGCCCCGAAGCCCGGGCCAGCCAAACTGAGCGGCACCACCCTGGCCCTCGCCGACGAGGAAGAGCTACGCGGGGCCCTGGAGGCGATCCTGCTGGTGGTCGACGAGCCAGTCACCGAGATCGTCCTCGCCCAGGTGCTGGAGCAGCCCACCGACCGGATCACCCGCCTGCTGCACCGGATCGCCGAGGGATACACGACCACCGGCCACGGCTTCGAACTGCGCCGGGCGGCCGGCGGGTGGCGGCTCTACACCCGCCCGGAATACGCCGGCTACGTGGAACGCTTCATCCTGGACGGGCAGTCGGTACGGCTCACCCAGGCCGCCCTGGAGACGCTGGCCGTGGTCGCGTACAAACAGCCGGTGACCCGGTCGCGGATCTCGGCCATCCGGGGTGTCAACTGCGACGGGGTCATCCGTACCCTGGTCTCGCGCGGCCTGATCGAGGAGTGCGGCACCGAGCCGGACAGCGGTGCCTTCCTCTACCGGACGACGACCCTGTTCCTGGAGAAACTCGGGCTGGACACGGTCAACGAACTGCCGTCGCTGGCTCCGTTCCTGCCCGACGATGTGGAAGAGATGGTAGATGCCCCGCGATAA
- a CDS encoding segregation and condensation protein A, which yields MTAPPPDPAPSDTADAAEVVPDPAAVAGDSAAVATTVAEGTDPAGGFTVRLANFTGPFDLLLQLIGKHKLDVTEVALHQVTDEFIAYIRAMGDDWDLDEASEFLVVAATLLDLKAARLLPAAQVEDEEDLALLEARDLLFARLLQYKAFKEAAAHIAVLEAVGSRRYPRAVTLEPRYAEALPDLVLGIGPERLAALAVKAMTPKTPPTVSIDHVHQVRVSVREHAAILRDRLRRIGTATFRALCVDCESTLEVVARFLALLELYREGLVGFAQVQALGELTVRWTGPADGGAELDIDEYAGSPPPPETGPSVTASTPATASTSATTSTSATTPTPATTKEQPR from the coding sequence GTGACCGCCCCGCCCCCCGATCCGGCACCGTCGGACACCGCCGATGCCGCCGAGGTCGTACCCGACCCCGCTGCGGTGGCGGGTGACTCCGCGGCGGTGGCGACGACCGTAGCCGAGGGCACCGACCCGGCGGGCGGCTTCACCGTCCGACTGGCCAACTTCACCGGCCCGTTCGACCTGCTGCTGCAACTCATCGGCAAGCACAAGCTCGACGTCACCGAGGTCGCCCTGCACCAGGTCACCGACGAGTTCATCGCCTACATCCGGGCGATGGGCGACGACTGGGACCTCGACGAGGCGAGTGAGTTCCTCGTCGTCGCCGCGACCCTGCTCGACCTCAAGGCCGCCCGGCTGCTCCCCGCCGCACAGGTCGAGGACGAGGAGGACCTCGCGCTCCTGGAAGCCCGGGACCTGCTCTTCGCCCGACTGTTGCAGTACAAGGCGTTCAAGGAGGCCGCCGCCCACATCGCCGTCCTGGAGGCCGTCGGTTCCCGTCGCTACCCGCGGGCGGTCACCCTGGAGCCCCGATACGCCGAGGCGCTGCCGGACCTGGTGCTGGGCATCGGCCCGGAGCGGCTGGCCGCGCTGGCGGTGAAGGCGATGACCCCCAAGACGCCCCCGACGGTCTCCATCGACCACGTGCACCAGGTACGGGTCAGTGTCCGGGAGCACGCCGCCATTCTGCGGGACCGGCTGCGGCGGATCGGGACGGCCACCTTCCGGGCCCTCTGTGTCGACTGCGAGTCGACGCTCGAGGTGGTGGCCCGGTTCCTGGCCCTGCTGGAGCTCTACCGGGAGGGGCTTGTCGGCTTCGCCCAGGTGCAGGCGCTGGGGGAGTTGACCGTACGGTGGACCGGGCCGGCCGACGGTGGTGCCGAACTCGACATCGACGAGTACGCCGGCTCGCCTCCGCCACCCGAAACCGGCCCTTCCGTCACGGCCTCGACCCCCGCCACGGCCTCGACCTCCGCCACGACCTCGACCTCCGCCACGACCCCGACCCCCGCGACGACGAAGGAGCAGCCGAGGTGA
- a CDS encoding ParA family protein, producing the protein MAGNGDRAEAWTSTLREQQSALNLGAELGPADPAAYTARKPIPDPMPTDRHGPARIIAMANQKGGVGKTTTTINLGAALAEYGRRVLLVDFDPQGALSVGLGVNPHNLDLSVYNLLMQDDISAEDVLIKTDVAGLHLLPANIDLSAAEIQLVNEVAREMALARVLRSIRKEYDYILIDCQPSLGLLAINALTVAHGVLIPLECEFFSLRGVALLLDTIDKVRERLNFDLELEGILATMYDSRTTHCRQVLQRVVEAFGDKVYQTVITKTVKFPESTVAGAPITTLDPASSGARNYRQLAREVIAAQADR; encoded by the coding sequence ATGGCTGGTAACGGTGACCGTGCCGAGGCGTGGACCTCGACGCTCCGCGAGCAGCAGTCCGCTCTGAACCTCGGCGCTGAGTTGGGTCCGGCGGATCCGGCCGCCTACACGGCGCGTAAACCCATTCCCGATCCGATGCCCACCGACCGGCATGGTCCGGCTCGCATCATCGCGATGGCCAATCAGAAGGGTGGCGTGGGTAAGACCACCACCACCATCAACCTCGGGGCGGCGCTGGCCGAGTACGGCCGCCGGGTGCTGCTGGTCGACTTCGACCCGCAGGGCGCGCTCTCGGTTGGTCTGGGGGTCAACCCGCACAATCTGGACCTGTCCGTCTACAACCTGCTCATGCAGGACGACATCAGCGCCGAGGACGTTCTGATCAAGACCGATGTGGCCGGTCTGCACCTGCTGCCCGCCAACATCGACCTGTCGGCCGCCGAGATCCAGCTGGTCAACGAGGTCGCCCGGGAGATGGCCCTGGCGCGGGTGCTGCGCAGCATCCGTAAGGAATACGACTACATCCTCATCGACTGCCAGCCCTCGCTGGGGCTGCTCGCCATCAACGCCCTCACCGTGGCCCACGGGGTGCTCATCCCGCTGGAGTGCGAGTTCTTCAGCCTGCGGGGGGTGGCCCTGTTGTTGGACACCATCGACAAGGTGCGGGAACGACTCAACTTCGACCTCGAACTCGAAGGCATCCTCGCCACCATGTACGACAGTCGGACCACCCACTGTCGGCAGGTGCTGCAACGGGTGGTGGAGGCGTTCGGTGACAAGGTCTACCAGACGGTGATCACCAAGACCGTCAAGTTCCCCGAGTCCACGGTCGCCGGTGCGCCGATCACCACGCTCGACCCCGCGTCGTCGGGCGCGCGTAACTACCGGCAGTTGGCCCGTGAGGTGATCGCCGCGCAGGCCGACCGGTAG
- a CDS encoding site-specific tyrosine recombinase XerD yields the protein MAADRTTVAVERALDGAGAGAGLPEPSPVLLRAVRGYLDHLTVERGLSANTLSSYRRDLGRYLADLAAAGIDGLTAVMPADVAGHVARLRTGDGAHPPLSAASAARAASAIRGLHRFAMREGLVAHDASRDVRPPTPPRRLPRALDVTEVARLLETVAPPIEATGPDNLLPLRDRALLEFLYGTGARISEAVGAVVDDLDLTEGTAVLHGKGGRTRAVPIGGYAVDALRAYLVRARPTLVAAGRGTPVVFLNARGGPLSRQSAWTVLRRTAARAGLPVDGPRAVSPHTLRHSYATHLLDGGADVRVVQELLGHASVTTTQVYTLVTVERLREVYATAHPRALGRAG from the coding sequence ATGGCTGCGGACAGGACGACGGTCGCGGTCGAGCGAGCATTGGACGGAGCCGGTGCAGGTGCCGGACTGCCTGAGCCGTCGCCTGTCCTGCTCCGGGCGGTGCGCGGTTACCTCGACCACCTCACCGTCGAGCGTGGCCTGTCCGCGAACACGCTCTCGTCGTACCGCCGAGATCTGGGCCGCTACCTGGCCGACCTGGCCGCCGCCGGTATCGACGGCCTTACCGCGGTGATGCCCGCCGACGTCGCGGGGCACGTCGCCCGCCTGCGCACCGGCGACGGCGCGCACCCACCACTGTCGGCGGCGTCGGCCGCCCGGGCGGCCAGCGCCATCCGGGGCCTGCACCGGTTCGCCATGCGCGAAGGGCTGGTCGCCCACGACGCAAGCCGGGACGTACGCCCACCCACGCCACCGCGCCGGCTGCCCCGCGCGCTGGACGTCACCGAGGTGGCGCGACTGCTGGAGACGGTGGCACCGCCGATCGAGGCGACCGGCCCGGACAACCTCTTGCCGTTGCGCGACCGGGCCCTGCTGGAGTTCCTGTACGGCACCGGGGCCCGGATCTCCGAGGCCGTCGGCGCGGTCGTCGACGACCTGGACCTGACCGAGGGCACCGCGGTGCTGCACGGCAAGGGTGGCCGTACCCGGGCGGTTCCGATCGGCGGGTACGCCGTCGACGCGTTGCGGGCGTACCTGGTGCGAGCCCGGCCGACCCTTGTCGCCGCCGGTCGAGGCACCCCCGTGGTGTTTCTCAACGCCCGGGGTGGCCCGCTGTCCCGGCAGAGCGCCTGGACCGTGCTGCGCCGGACCGCCGCCCGCGCCGGTCTGCCGGTCGACGGGCCCCGCGCGGTCTCCCCACACACCCTGCGCCACTCGTACGCCACGCACCTACTCGACGGCGGTGCCGACGTACGGGTGGTGCAGGAACTGCTCGGTCACGCCTCGGTGACCACCACCCAGGTGTACACGCTGGTTACGGTGGAACGGCTGCGGGAGGTGTACGCGACGGCCCACCCTCGGGCACTGGGCCGGGCCGGGTAA
- the ald gene encoding alanine dehydrogenase → MKVGIPREVKNHEYRVAITPAGVNEFTRSGHQVLVESGAGAGSSITDDEFTAAGATILATADEVWDAAELVLKVKEPIAEEYHRMRPGQVLFTYLHLAASKECTDALIDRKVTGIAYETVETADRTLPLLAPMSEVAGRLAAQVGAYHLMRQGGGRGVLMGGVPGVYGAKTVVIGAGVSGMNAAAIALGLQAEVLLLDKNVARLRQADAIYRGHLKTVASNAYEIERAVLDADLIIGAVLVPGAKAPTLISNELVSRMKPGSVLVDISIDQGGCFEDSRPTTHADPVYPVHNSLFYCVANMPGAVPHTSTYALTNVTLPYALELANHGWREALRRDRALALGLNTHDGQVTYGPVAEAHGMASVALEDILR, encoded by the coding sequence GTGAAGGTCGGAATCCCACGCGAGGTCAAGAACCACGAGTACCGCGTGGCGATCACGCCAGCGGGCGTCAACGAGTTCACCCGCAGCGGCCACCAGGTCCTCGTCGAGTCCGGTGCCGGTGCCGGCTCGAGCATCACCGACGACGAGTTCACCGCGGCCGGCGCGACCATCCTCGCCACCGCCGACGAGGTGTGGGACGCGGCTGAACTGGTGCTCAAGGTCAAAGAGCCGATCGCCGAGGAGTACCACCGGATGCGGCCGGGCCAGGTGCTCTTCACCTACCTGCACCTGGCGGCCTCCAAGGAGTGCACCGATGCGCTGATCGACCGGAAGGTCACCGGCATCGCGTACGAGACGGTGGAGACCGCCGACCGGACACTGCCGCTGCTCGCCCCCATGTCCGAGGTCGCCGGGCGGCTCGCCGCGCAGGTCGGGGCGTACCACCTGATGCGCCAGGGCGGGGGTCGAGGCGTACTGATGGGTGGCGTACCCGGCGTCTACGGTGCCAAGACCGTGGTCATCGGCGCGGGCGTCTCCGGCATGAACGCGGCGGCGATCGCGCTCGGCCTGCAGGCCGAGGTGCTGCTGCTCGACAAGAACGTCGCCCGGCTACGGCAGGCCGACGCCATCTACCGGGGCCACCTCAAGACCGTGGCGTCCAACGCGTACGAGATCGAGCGGGCCGTGCTCGACGCGGACCTGATCATCGGCGCGGTGCTGGTGCCCGGGGCCAAGGCCCCGACGCTGATCTCCAACGAGCTGGTCTCCCGGATGAAGCCGGGCAGCGTGCTGGTCGACATCTCCATCGACCAGGGGGGCTGCTTCGAGGACTCCCGCCCGACCACCCACGCCGATCCGGTCTACCCGGTGCACAACTCGCTGTTCTACTGTGTCGCCAACATGCCCGGTGCGGTGCCGCACACCAGTACGTACGCGCTGACCAACGTCACCCTGCCGTACGCCCTGGAACTGGCCAACCACGGCTGGCGGGAGGCGCTCCGCCGGGACCGCGCGCTCGCGCTGGGGCTGAACACCCACGACGGGCAGGTAACCTACGGTCCGGTGGCCGAGGCGCACGGCATGGCGAGCGTCGCGCTGGAGGACATCCTCCGCTGA
- a CDS encoding TM2 domain-containing protein — protein MTTPHYPGAAGVSDKSKLVAGLLGIFLGSFGVGRFYIGDTKIGVLQLVVSVLTCGIGGIWGFIDGVLILVKGGVDGQGRPLRD, from the coding sequence ATGACCACTCCTCACTACCCGGGCGCTGCGGGCGTCTCGGACAAGAGCAAGCTAGTCGCCGGACTTCTCGGCATCTTCCTCGGCAGCTTCGGTGTCGGCCGGTTCTACATCGGAGACACCAAGATCGGCGTCCTCCAGCTCGTCGTCTCCGTCCTCACCTGCGGCATCGGCGGCATCTGGGGATTCATCGACGGGGTCCTGATCCTGGTAAAGGGCGGGGTCGACGGTCAGGGTCGGCCGCTGCGCGACTAG
- a CDS encoding NUDIX hydrolase: protein MTGGPGEHVYQVRSRQERFAGAVFSVVSDEVTMPGGGVATRDYARHVGAVGVVALDDEGRVVLIRQYRHPVGRAIWELPAGLVDVAAEPLPAVALRELAEEVDLTAGRIDLLVDLHTSPGWSNEVIRIFLARDLAEVPAEKRHVRRDEEADLEVVRVGLDQAVAMALAGEVTNAACVAGVLAAARVRDEGFATLRAADAPLLRPTPPPPGQPGR from the coding sequence GTGACCGGAGGGCCGGGGGAGCACGTCTACCAGGTGCGTTCCCGCCAGGAGCGCTTCGCCGGGGCGGTTTTCTCGGTGGTCAGCGACGAGGTCACCATGCCCGGCGGTGGGGTGGCCACGCGGGACTACGCGCGCCATGTCGGCGCGGTCGGCGTGGTGGCCCTCGACGACGAGGGACGGGTGGTGCTGATCCGGCAGTACCGCCATCCGGTGGGCCGGGCGATCTGGGAGTTGCCCGCTGGCCTGGTCGACGTCGCGGCTGAGCCGTTGCCCGCGGTGGCGTTGCGGGAGTTGGCCGAGGAGGTGGACCTCACCGCCGGCCGGATCGACCTGCTGGTGGACCTGCACACCTCGCCCGGCTGGTCGAACGAGGTGATCCGGATTTTCCTGGCCCGGGACCTGGCCGAGGTGCCGGCCGAAAAGCGCCACGTTCGCCGCGACGAGGAGGCGGACCTGGAAGTGGTCCGGGTCGGCCTCGACCAGGCGGTGGCGATGGCGCTGGCCGGAGAGGTCACCAACGCGGCCTGTGTGGCGGGGGTCCTCGCCGCCGCGCGGGTCCGCGACGAGGGTTTTGCGACCCTGCGGGCGGCCGACGCGCCGTTGTTGAGACCGACCCCGCCGCCGCCCGGCCAGCCGGGTAGGTGA